The following DNA comes from Nitrospira sp..
GGTCGCAATCCCTTGTGTCGTAATGAACAACGCTCTTCGGCGGCGGGTCGCCGAGCTCATGACGCTTTATAGGTCCCAGCGCCAACATGAATCATGAGCTGAATCAGATCAACGTCATACCGTTGGTCGACGTCATGTTGGTGCTGCTCGTGATCGTCCTGACGACAGCAACCTTCATTACGACCGGACAGATTCCTGTCGACTTAGCAAAGGCGACTCAAGCCGGGGATCGGAAAGACGTGCCCCTCGTGATTACACTTACAGCCGGTGGACAGCTGTACTTGAACGATGCCGCCCTCCCCGATCAAGGGCTCAAGGCCGCGCTTGAGCCGCATCCCCGGCAGTCGCTGGTGGTCGTCAGGGCCGACAAAGTCACGATCTTGGAGCGTTTCGTCCAGGTTGTGGATGAAGTGCGGGGGCTCGGATTCGGCCAAGTCAGCCTTGAGGTGGTGAAATCGTGACGACTCTCAGCATCACCCATCCGCTTTATGAGCGACACCGCTGGCACGGATGGATCTGCTCCGTCGCTTTTCACAGTCTGATGGCAGCCAGCGCCGCGGCGCTGCTCTCTGAAATTCAGTTGCCGCTGCCCGAAGAATCGTTCGCCTGGAATGTGGCAATGGTGGAACCACCGCCTCAACCCCAAGCGGCCCCGCGTCCAGAGTTGCAGCCGCAACAACCCCCTCGAAAACCCGCGATCGCCGAATCTCGCCCCCGGCCCCCGCAACCGGCGGTCGAGCCGGTACAACGGCAGGCGGTTCAGGAAATGCGCCCTGCTCAGCAGATGGTTCAGCGCCAGGTCGCCCACATCGTTCAAACAACCAGCCCTGTGACAACCGTCAATCAAACAGCGACTGTCGTCACGCAGGCGGTTCAGCAATATGACGTCCCCAGCCAATCCATCGCCCCGGTCGCGACCCAGAGCCACGCAGTCCAGGAAGCTTCCGCCATCGCCACGGCGGCTCAGGCGGTCACCGAAGCCGCTGTGACCAGGCCACTGGCGGAAACCTCCGTCGAACGACCAGCGATCCAAGCTGTAGCCGAACCGGCGGCCCAGCAGACTCAACAGATCGTGACCCGACAGGCAGCCGAACCGGTCAGCGACCGCGCGTCCGCCGATAGTCACGAAACTCCGCCCGCCATCCCGCAAGAGCACCTCGTCGCACAATTGACGCCGACTAAAGCGGTCCCGACCACAAAAGCCGACTATGGATGGCTGATGAGGGCACTGATGGGACGGGTTGAGCAATTGAAAAATTACCCTCACCTGGCGAGATTGAACAGATGGGAAGGGAAAGTGGTATTACGAGCGGTCATCCGGGACGACGGGCAGGTATTAGCCATTGACGTACAGGAAAGCTCCGGTCGTTCGATTCTCGACGATGCCGCCATCGAAACCTTGCGCAACGCCTCCCCGCTCAAGCTTGAACATCCGCTCGGGAAGCCGCAGGTTGCTATTTTAATGCCGATCAGTTACTCGTTGAGACGATAGGACGCCCTATGACGACACGACGGCACCGTGCCAGAGCATTGACGAGTGTAGCCCTAATCAGCGGGCTCCTGGGGGTCGGGGGCACTCTGCTATTTCCGACCGGATCTGACGCTCTTGACAGGGACACGCAGGAGATTGAAGTCTCCGCCGTCGGCCCTCAAGAAAAGCTTAAGTGGGCGCGCGCGACGAAGGTGTCGCTTACGGATGCGATCCGGACCGCCCTCGCCCGTACTCCCGGGCTGGCCATCCAGGCTACTTTGGAGTCGCTGAAAGGGCGGCTTATGTACGAAATCGAAATAGTCACGGGAGACGGGGCGGTCGTCGAAGTGTTCGTCGACCCTCAAACTGGCAATATCATTGACTCGGGAGGAACGAAGTGATCCGCTCATTCTCGCGACAGGCGCTTTATATCAGTCTCCTGCTGGGCCCGGTGATGTCCCTCGGCATCGTATCTTCAGCTTTCGCCCAAGCCAAAGCTGAAAAGTCGTTTACCGCCGCCGTCACTGACGCGCAAGGGATCGAAAGCGAAATTAAAAACGTTATTTTTTATTGGGAAGAAAAAGTAAGCGAAACCGCCTTTGTTCCGCACGAGTTGCGTCATGTCCCGGTAAAAAAGGGGACCGCCACCGTCAACGTGAAGTTTGACGCCATCAAGCAGATTGAGGTCAAGGCCGGACCAGAGAAAGGCTTGCCCAGCCTGACCATCACCCTCACCAATGGAAAGTCCGGTGACTTCGGACTGGCCATTGACGGAAAGTTCAAAGGGGAGTCAGATTTCGGCGAAGTCGAATTGCCCGCAGCCGGGCTCAAGAAAATCGTTTTCAAGTAATGGCGTACGCGAATAAAGAAAGTTACCGGCCGTTTCCACTCAGAGGCCCACAGGCTCAGCTCTTCAGCTGCCTTCGCGCCCGATCTTTTAACTCTTCACTCACATAATTTACCCAACGGAGGCCGCAATGAGCCCTTGTTTTCCCGCATTGAAAATGAGAACGGTACTCAAAATCGACATACTCCTATTATTGCTGCTCGCGCTGCTGCTCACTGGCTGGCAGCCGGCGAGCGCAGAGGAAATCGTCGACGCCCCCTCGCCAGTCACTACGGTGACGGCAAAAGAACTTGAAGATAAACCGATCAAGGCTCCCTTGACCGAAGTGATCGGGACAGCAGCGGACGCCCTGGACCATATTCCCGGTTCCGGCCGCGTCGTGACGCAGGAATCAATTCAGCGCAACCAGCGGTTTACGGTCAACGAAGCGCTACGCGAAGTTCCGGGCGTCAACGTTCGCGACGAAGACGGATTCGGCCTGCGACCGAACATCGGCATACGCGGACTTAACCCAACGAGAAGCACAAAAGTCCATATCATGGAAGACGGCGTGCCTATTATGCTGCTGCCGTACGGAGACCCGTCATCCTATTACTTTCCCCCGTTGCAGCGCTTCGACCGGATCGAAGTTTTGAAGGGCAGCGGCCAGCTGCTCTACGGTCCGCAAAGCATCGGCGGCGTCATCAACCTGATCACGCGAATGCCGCCGGCCACCCCCGAAGGGCATTTTCAGCTGATGGGAGGCAATCTCTCCTATCTCAGCTCGCATTTCGACTACGGAGGGATGTGGGGAAAGAGCGGGTATATGCTGGATGTCAACCACTATCAGGGCACCACGCCGCGCTTCTTCAATCAGAAGGCCAAAGTAGACGACATCACGTTTAAGACCGTTCAGGAGTTGAGCGACCGCACAACCATTCTGGCCAAATTCAATTACTACCGCGAAGATTCCACGATCGGTTATCAAGGATTGACCGAGAGTCAGTACGCCACCGATGCGCATCGGAACGACTTCAACAACGACGTTATGGATTTTCGCCGGATCGGCTTCCATGTCGCGGTTAACCATATGTTCAACGCAAGCCTCACCTCGACCACCAATTTCTTCGGCCACTATATCGATCGGGTATGGGGCCGCCAAATGATCGACTCCGACGGGGTACCTGGCTCAGCTTGTACAGTTAGCGCCACCGGTGGCGTCGGT
Coding sequences within:
- a CDS encoding biopolymer transporter ExbD, whose product is MNHELNQINVIPLVDVMLVLLVIVLTTATFITTGQIPVDLAKATQAGDRKDVPLVITLTAGGQLYLNDAALPDQGLKAALEPHPRQSLVVVRADKVTILERFVQVVDEVRGLGFGQVSLEVVKS
- a CDS encoding TonB family protein, which translates into the protein MTTLSITHPLYERHRWHGWICSVAFHSLMAASAAALLSEIQLPLPEESFAWNVAMVEPPPQPQAAPRPELQPQQPPRKPAIAESRPRPPQPAVEPVQRQAVQEMRPAQQMVQRQVAHIVQTTSPVTTVNQTATVVTQAVQQYDVPSQSIAPVATQSHAVQEASAIATAAQAVTEAAVTRPLAETSVERPAIQAVAEPAAQQTQQIVTRQAAEPVSDRASADSHETPPAIPQEHLVAQLTPTKAVPTTKADYGWLMRALMGRVEQLKNYPHLARLNRWEGKVVLRAVIRDDGQVLAIDVQESSGRSILDDAAIETLRNASPLKLEHPLGKPQVAILMPISYSLRR
- a CDS encoding PepSY domain-containing protein; the encoded protein is MTTRRHRARALTSVALISGLLGVGGTLLFPTGSDALDRDTQEIEVSAVGPQEKLKWARATKVSLTDAIRTALARTPGLAIQATLESLKGRLMYEIEIVTGDGAVVEVFVDPQTGNIIDSGGTK